The region CCCCTGAACAGCGAAGGATTCTGCAGGGGTTAGGGCTGGATGAGAGCATTTATGTGCAACGTCATACGGAACGACCAGCGATGGTAAAAAAAGGATTACCATCGCTCGTCGTGTTGGTCGAAACGTGATTCTGAAAAACTAAATAAAAAATCCTTTCTTTCTACCCTGTTAGGGTGCGAAATGTGAGTATTTATATAAAAAACGAACAGAAAAAATGCTCCCAGCGTGTTCATAATCCTTAAAAAACCCCCTGCATCACGCAAGGGGGCATACGAGCATTTTATTTTCTTCTTTGCGGAAAAACGTCTTCATCGCGTGAAAGACGTCTGATTTTTGTTTAAGGATATAGTAGCGAAACTTTTCATCTTTAATGTTTTTATAAGCAGACATAAGCGTTGAATGGCTGTTGTACTGATACAACTATACACCCTATACACATTGGCCATCGAAAGTAAACTTTTTAACAGGTTAGTAACGCCTTGACTCATTACTTTTCTTAACGAGATGATAACTTAAAAACAACTTTAAAAACAAGGCGGAGCGATCCGCCTTTTCTTTAACCAAAATAAGCGATAATTAAACCCTCGACAAACAACGACCTACACTTCTTCCAACTGAACCTGCTTACAAATAATTTTTAGCAGCGGCTCTTTATAATCAAAGGTATAGATATGAAAATGGTCAAATCCACTTGAATTTACTTCTACATTTTCGAAGCGAATAATGGTAAACAAGCTATCAAAATGGAGATCATCCCTTGACATTTCTAGTATTGCCTTTTTTATTTTGTACTCCACAGTCAGGCAATCCTTAAAATGCAACGCTAATGTTCTATTTTCCTCTCTATTCTCCTGTGTATCCCAATAATAGTCGATTGTTATAGATAAATCTAACGGATTGTTCCATTTCATATCCGTTATAATGCTATCCGTGAAGTCAAAATGATCTTTGATCTCTCTATAATTGTTGGCGATAATCATTTTATTCACCTACTCTCCAAAATAAAAATGCGTCAAATCTCTTAATTCTTTTCTAGTAGCGCTAGAAGGAAAGTTACCGTTTTTGTCCAGATAATTCCCAGACTTGTTTTGCACTCTGAAGTAAGGCGTTCCTTCCCCTGGGCTTGCATGAATACGTACTACCATCCCTGTGTTAGGATCTGTAAATATAGTGGCCGAACCACTTTTTCTACCACCAGGTTGCACCTCCTTTTCCCATCCTTGTTTTTCAAGATATTTAATCAATTCATATGGACTAGTATTTTTGGCAAGTTGTTCAAGGTCAGAATATTTTCCGAGTATTTTCCCAAAAGAATTTATTTCACCGAAAAATTGCAAGTCCATCTTTAACAATAGTTTTTCACCTGTTTTACCTAGTTTAACTCCTCCGTTAACCACTTTACCACTCGGAATAAAACTTAAAGCCGCGATAACTTTATCAATTGTATTAGCATTGGGATCCAATAAAGTTTTAATATCATCCCCGATGATAAAATCAAATCCTAGTTTAACAATTTCCTTTAAAGATTTTGTAACTATTCACCCCGATGCTAGTGTGTAAAGTAGCCCAGCAGAAATAGGGCATTTCTGTCATAGAAAATGCCCTACGTAGCGGAAAGAACACGATCTATCGTTTCGCCTGTCAACAGAAGACACAACGAGTCCCACACGTTTTTTTCGTGCTTGGTGAGTGTGGAAACGATGCTCCTTGCGATGCAAAACGACTGCGCGAACGTTTCCTGACGAAATGTACCCGAGATGTTCTCTTTGACTTTGACCATGCGAAGATCCCGTTCGGCTTGGTTGTTGTCAAAGGGAACGTGGGCTTCACGCAAAAAGCGCAGCGCTTCTTCCTTTCGTTTTTGAAGTCGCCGAACGAAGGAGAGCGCTTTTTTCGGCAACGGTGTCATCCCTTCCAACTGATGGTTGGCTTTCTCGAGTATGCGATCATACACGTGCTCCCAACGTTTCGCTTCTTCTTCAGGAAGAAAGCCACCATGTTGTTCGACCACTTGTTTGGCATTTAATAGAAACGTGGTCATCCGTTTTGCCCATGTATGCCCTTGTTCGATGAATCCTTTCAAGTCACGTAAATGATGGGCATGACAAAGGGCATGTGTGGCTTCGGTGTATCTCGGGTATGTACCGAATGCATCATGCATCATCGTTCCTTTATATCGTGGAAGAATCCCGATTTCATCGGTTGCTTTCTTTCCACGAGAAGCGTGAGGAGCTAAGTACGTATATGCGGATGTACAGGCGACATGAACCCAGGCCTGTTTGCCATCGATCCGCAAGCTCGTTTCATCGACATGCAAGATGTCCGATTGAAGCAATGCTTCCTCGATGATGTCCATGTTTGGTTCGAGTGCTTCGCGTCCTCGTTTGACCATATTGACAAGTGTTCCTGTGCTGATCGGATGTTGATATAGCTCTTCCATCATGTCACGTAAACGTTGATATGGAATCATTTGTATGTTGTATAAATACACGACAAGCGCCGTGATCCGTGGACCATATTGCACATGATTGGTGACGTGTGATGGGAACTCGGCTTGTTGCACGCATCGGCAATGTGGACATGATTTCACTTCGCGTTCATGTTGTGTCACTTCCATCGTCACGGGAGGCAGATCAAACACTTGACGGACATCGACTTTGAACGGTTTTACGTCACGCAAAGAAGACCCGCATCCTTGACACGTATCTACGCGATGGACGACACGATGATGTGGATGTTCCACTTGACGGAGCGTCGTTCCCTCATGTCCCTCCCGTCCGCCAGGCTTTTTGCCAGACGGCTCGCGGGAGGAACGCTTTTTCTCAAAACGGTCAGAAGATGGGGGCAGATGGCTATTAGAGCTGTTTTTTTTCGTGCGTGCTTCCAGCTCTTGAACGCGATACTTCAGTTGTTCATTTTCTTTGCGTAGCTGTTTGTTTTCTTGACGCAAATGTTCATTTTCTTGAATGAGTTGATGAATGAGCTGTTTTTGTTGTTGGACTTTGCTGATTAAGCTTTCAACCGTAAATACAGCTTGTTGTACCGTCAACATGCGATTCACCTCCTTGTCTATCAATATTCACATCATAGACAGGAAAACCAAAAAATATTCAGCTCACTTTATGAGGTGGCTGAATAGTTACAAGATTTTATCACTTCTCCCCACGTAGAATCTTTAGAATGAACCTTATTTTCCAGTGCTTTATACTTATTTTCAATAACCGTCTTTTTATCATAATAACTTTTTTGTTGCAATATATGTTCAATAGTGCTGTAAGTGATTTTACCAGCTACCCCATCGACTTCTAATCCATTTGCTTTTTGAAAGCTTCTCACAGCTTCTGTTGTTTGTTTACCATAAACACCATCAATTGTCCCAATGTTATACCCCAATCGCTGAAGCTTATCCTGCAAATCTTTTACGGCTTGTCCCCGATTTCCTTCTCTAAGTATTTGACCTGTCCAATGATCATCGTTACTTGGTGAGTTTGATCGGGACGCTGTCATTTGTGCTCTGACATACTTTTGCAGAGCCTGATAGGTTTGTTTTCCTGCAATTCCATCTGCTGCGATTCCAACCTTCTTTTGAAATTCCTTCACGGCTTTTTCTGTATTGGCTCCATAAATCCCATCAATGCCCCCTGGGTTGAATCCAGCTTTATAAAGCCAAGACTGCAAAGTTTTCACATAATCGTTCCTGTCTCCCCTCCTCAATGTTTGCCCATTCCATAAGTAATTCGTATAGTTCGACGGATAATAGATTCTACCAGTGCCGTCTACAACGTACATCATTTGTCCCCCTTTTAACACTCACATTTTCCAATCTTAATAATAACAAATTATTCCAGGTGAGAATGTCGAATTTTGTCTGGGAATCAAAAAAACCCCTTACTCGAAGCAAGGAGCTACACAAATGTTTTCTTTTCTTCTTTTCGGAAAAACGTCTTCATCGCATGAAAAACGTCTGACTTTTGCTTAAGAATATAATACCGAAACTTTTCATCTTTAATGTTTTTATAAGCAGACATAAGCGTTGAATGGCGGTTGTACTGATACAACTATACACGCTATACACATCGGCCGCGCTATCTATAATCCATCATATGCTCCAAAGCCTCTTCAAAAAACTCACACGCCGCGACGATCCCCTCGGCAAAAGCCTGTTCCACAACGTCTTCTGTTTCCATTTTAGCATATTCCCTTTTCTGATCAGCGACAAAAGCGTGTAGAACAAGCAGTTTTACTATTAATTTATCCATCGCGTTCCCCTCCTCATTATTGATCCCGGAGTTTCAGCCGCGCACCGGCTACCTTTATGTCAGAGTACGGCTGCTGGGGTTGTTGCGGTTGTTTCAATGATCTTGACACTCCGCACGCCTAAAGGCGTGGGATTCTTGGGTCGCTCACGTCCTCATCCATTTCTGGTTCGGACAACGCCCAAGTTCAGGGGTGTGTCATCACCCCATCCCATCGGGTTAGGATGTACCCCCATGGGCGGCGCACCTGTGACCAGTGCGCTAGGTTAGACGGCGAAGCCCGAAATCGCTTTGGCGATGTTGATGGCGCCATTCAAGTCGGCGTGGAGAGTGTATCCACACCTTTGGCATCGAAAGCGGATGCCGTTTCGGTTCGCTTTCTCTCGATAACCACATTTACACGTTTGGCTCGTGTAGGTTGGATTCACCCACTCAACGCGAATGCCCGCCATTTCCGCCTTATAGGCAATCATCGTTTGCAGTTGATGAAACGCCCAAGCATGAAGGCTTCGCCCCGCTTCTTTGGCCGATGTTGCCCGCTTGCGAATCCCCGTCAACTCTTCCATTCGAATCACGCCAACACCGTTGGCGAGCGCAAAATTCACGATTTGACGGCTGATTTTGTGATTTTGATCCTTCATCCAGCGGGACTCTTTACGGCCGATTTTGCGAATCATATGGAGCTTCTTGGCTTTTCCTAATCTCCTTCGCAAAGCCGCATATCGTCGGCGTACAAAGGCGCATTGGTTCCCTTTGAAAAACCACGATTTCGTTCCCACGCTGGCCACAGCGATATAGCGAAGCCCAACGTCAACGCCCATCACCTTTGTTTCGTGCCGCGGCTTCACGTCAAAGGTGATCGCGATCGCCAAGTACCATTTCTTTCTCTTTTTGTAGAGCTTGGCTGCCCCTTGTTTAGCGGTTCCATCGAGCAGCCGATTCAGCCATGCTTCTTGATAGGGGCGCGTGACGACCGGCACGCCAATTCGCTTCTCCAGTGTGGGGAAGGAAACCGTGTAGAACTCTCCTTTCTTTTCCACCTTCACGTTTTGATTGTTAAAGCAACACCATAATGTTCGAAACTTCTTTGTTTTCTGGTTTTTCTTTTGGGACTTCACTTCTCGAATCGTCTGATTCACGACAGCGGAAGGAAACCGCTGCGACGAAAACTCTTTAAATAGTTTGCTCGTCGCTTGATTCAGCTCGGGATGATTCAACAGCCAATTAGCAAACGCGGTATTCACTTCTGTCATCCGTTCATACATGCCCTGTTTCACTTTCGTTGGGTTGTGCAGCTCCAGCCTTAGTGTGATGGTCGGCATGGATTCACCTCCTTGCGACGATTACATGATACCGCTTTTTTCATCATCATTCAATAATATGAAGAAAACGGCTCGCTTTCATCCCACCCCTCAAGGAGCGGGCTTTCTCGCTCGCTGATCTGTAAATCCATGCAAAAAGGCGGAGCGATCCGCCTTTTTCTCTGTTGTTTATTAGACTCATTCCACATCATACGGTCGGTATTTCTTGCGCAGTTCCTTTAGCTCTTTGGAAAGGGATTCCACATCAGTCCGAAAAAACAGCTTGTCTTTTTGGAAAATTTTAATTGGTGTTATTCTTCCTGATTCCATTAACTTGCTAAGTCGTTGATATGTCACTCCCAAGATCTCCATTGTTTCAGCGACCCCGAGGACTTCACTTTTAATGAAGTCCTCGAGTTCTTTTTTTGATGCAAAGTGATATGACACGTTCACTTCCCCCTCATCTGTCGCGAAAATACGAGACAACATAAGCAATACCTGCAATCCCCCATACAACAATAACGATCAATAACACGGTATCCAAT is a window of Geobacillus kaustophilus DNA encoding:
- a CDS encoding type II toxin-antitoxin system HicA family toxin, whose protein sequence is MDPNANTIDKVIAALSFIPSGKVVNGGVKLGKTGEKLLLKMDLQFFGEINSFGKILGKYSDLEQLAKNTSPYELIKYLEKQGWEKEVQPGGRKSGSATIFTDPNTGMVVRIHASPGEGTPYFRVQNKSGNYLDKNGNFPSSATRKELRDLTHFYFGE
- the tnpC gene encoding IS66 family transposase, producing MLTVQQAVFTVESLISKVQQQKQLIHQLIQENEHLRQENKQLRKENEQLKYRVQELEARTKKNSSNSHLPPSSDRFEKKRSSREPSGKKPGGREGHEGTTLRQVEHPHHRVVHRVDTCQGCGSSLRDVKPFKVDVRQVFDLPPVTMEVTQHEREVKSCPHCRCVQQAEFPSHVTNHVQYGPRITALVVYLYNIQMIPYQRLRDMMEELYQHPISTGTLVNMVKRGREALEPNMDIIEEALLQSDILHVDETSLRIDGKQAWVHVACTSAYTYLAPHASRGKKATDEIGILPRYKGTMMHDAFGTYPRYTEATHALCHAHHLRDLKGFIEQGHTWAKRMTTFLLNAKQVVEQHGGFLPEEEAKRWEHVYDRILEKANHQLEGMTPLPKKALSFVRRLQKRKEEALRFLREAHVPFDNNQAERDLRMVKVKENISGTFRQETFAQSFCIARSIVSTLTKHEKNVWDSLCLLLTGETIDRVLSAT
- a CDS encoding peptidoglycan-binding domain-containing protein, with the translated sequence MYVVDGTGRIYYPSNYTNYLWNGQTLRRGDRNDYVKTLQSWLYKAGFNPGGIDGIYGANTEKAVKEFQKKVGIAADGIAGKQTYQALQKYVRAQMTASRSNSPSNDDHWTGQILREGNRGQAVKDLQDKLQRLGYNIGTIDGVYGKQTTEAVRSFQKANGLEVDGVAGKITYSTIEHILQQKSYYDKKTVIENKYKALENKVHSKDSTWGEVIKSCNYSATS
- a CDS encoding RNA-guided endonuclease TnpB family protein, producing the protein MPTITLRLELHNPTKVKQGMYERMTEVNTAFANWLLNHPELNQATSKLFKEFSSQRFPSAVVNQTIREVKSQKKNQKTKKFRTLWCCFNNQNVKVEKKGEFYTVSFPTLEKRIGVPVVTRPYQEAWLNRLLDGTAKQGAAKLYKKRKKWYLAIAITFDVKPRHETKVMGVDVGLRYIAVASVGTKSWFFKGNQCAFVRRRYAALRRRLGKAKKLHMIRKIGRKESRWMKDQNHKISRQIVNFALANGVGVIRMEELTGIRKRATSAKEAGRSLHAWAFHQLQTMIAYKAEMAGIRVEWVNPTYTSQTCKCGYREKANRNGIRFRCQRCGYTLHADLNGAINIAKAISGFAV
- a CDS encoding DNA-binding protein, which translates into the protein MSYHFASKKELEDFIKSEVLGVAETMEILGVTYQRLSKLMESGRITPIKIFQKDKLFFRTDVESLSKELKELRKKYRPYDVE